A region from the Neomonachus schauinslandi chromosome 2, ASM220157v2, whole genome shotgun sequence genome encodes:
- the LOC110590886 gene encoding LOW QUALITY PROTEIN: ornithine decarboxylase-like (The sequence of the model RefSeq protein was modified relative to this genomic sequence to represent the inferred CDS: substituted 2 bases at 2 genomic stop codons) — protein MNNFSNADLDCHFLDEGFTAKDILDQKINEVPSSDDKDAFCVAYLGDILKKHLKXLKALPRVTPFYAVKCDDSRTIVKTLATIGTGFDCASKTEIQLVQSLGVPPERIICANPCKQVSQIKYAASNGVQMMTFDSEVELMKVARAHPKAKLVLQIATDDSKAVCHLIVKFGATLKISRLLLERARELNIDVIAVSFHVGSGCTHPETFMQAISDARCVFDMGAEVGFNMYLLDIGGGFPGSEDVKLKFEEITSVINPALDKYFPADSEVRIIAGPGRYYVASAFMLTVNIIAKKLILKEQTGSDDEDESSEQTFMYYLNDGVYGSFNCILYDHAHVKPLLQNRHKPDEKYHSTSIXGPTCDGLDHIVQGCDLPEMHVGDWMVFENMGAYTLAAASTFNGFQRPTIYYVMLGPTWQLMQHIQNHDFLAEVAEQDVSTLPVSCAWESWLKCPPAACASASINV, from the coding sequence ATGAACAACTTTAGTAATGCAGATTTAGACTGCCATTTCCTCGATGAAGGCTTTACTGCCAAGGATATTCTGGaccaaaaaattaatgaagttcCGTCTTCTGATGATAAGGATGCCTTCTGTGTCGCCTACCTGGgagacattttaaagaaacatctgAAATGATTAAAAGCTCTTCCTCGGGTCACCCCCTTTTATGCAGTCAAATGCGATGATAGCAGAACCATAGTGAAGACCCTTGCTACCATTGGGACAGGATTTGACTGTGCCAGCAAGACCGAGATACAATTGGTACAAAGTCTTGGGGTGCCTCCAGAGAGGATTATCTGTGCAAATCCTTGTAAACAAGTGTCTCAGATTAAGTATGCTGCCAGTAATGGAGTCCAGATGATGACTTTCGATAGTGAAGTTGAATTGATGAAAGTTGCCAGGGCGCATCCAAAGGCAAAGTTGGTTTTGCAGATTGCCACTGATGATTCCAAAGCAGTCTGTCACCTCATTGTTAAATTTGGTGCCACACTCAAAATCAGCAGGCTTCTTTTGGAACGGGCAAGAGAGCTAAATATTGATGTCATTGCTGTCAGCTTCCACGTGGGAAGTGGCTGCACCCATCCTGAGACCTTCATGCAAGCCATCTCTGATGCCCGCTGTGTCTTTGACATGGGAGCTGAGGTTGGTTTCAACATGTATCTGCTTGACATTGGTGGTGGCTTTCCTGGATCTGAGGATGTAAAGCTTAAATTTGAAGAGATCACCAGTGTGATCAACCCAGCCCTGGACAAGTACTTCCCAGCTGACTCAGAGGTGCGAATCATAGCAGGGCCCGGCAGATACTATGTTGCCTCAGCCTTCATGCTCACAGTTAACATCATTGCCAAAAAACTCATATTAAAGGAACAGACAGGCTCTGATGATGAAGATGAGTCGAGTGAACAAACCTTTATGTATTACCTGAATGATGGAGTGTATGGATCATTTAATTGCATCCTCTATGATCATGCCCACGTGAAGCCCCTTCTGCAGAATAGACACAAACCAGATGAGAAGTACCATTCAACCAGCATATAGGGACCAACGTGTGATGGCCTGGATCACATTGTCCAGGGCTGCGACTTGCCCGAGATGCACGTGGGCGATTGGATGGTCTTTGAAAACATGGGTGCTTACACTCTTGCTGCTGCTTCTACTTTCAATGGGTTCCAGAGGCCGACTATCTACTATGTGATGTTGGGGCCGACATGGCAACTGATGCAGCACATCCAGAACCACGACTTCCTGGCCGAAGTGGCGGAGCAGGATGTCAGCACCCTGCCTGTGTCCTGTGCCTGGGAGAGCTGGCTGAAGTGCCCCCCGGCCGCCTGTGCCTCCGCCAGCATCAACGTGTAG